A genome region from Tardiphaga sp. 709 includes the following:
- the repB gene encoding plasmid partitioning protein RepB, giving the protein MRKNLLGTLSGADATQRGPEVPAGATTARADYAMRGASGAMRRSLDELAQASQRLMEGETIVSLDPALVDQSPILDRIQADDQEYQELLEAIQARGQDTPILVRPHPKEAGRYIIVFGRRRLKVALELGLQVKSVIKQLDDTTAIVAQGQENAARSNLSFIEKSRFARRLSDLSYGKDTIKAALAIDDTLLSRMLSVAELIPDAVLETIGAAKGVGRDRWEELKKIVQTPTMAAKAVAFVEGEKFAEAQSDDRFNTLLSHLQSQRKPQGGPKLAKPTTWSPSDQSVKVSGRRSGKSYTLALSAKDGPQLGDWILNNLESIYQDFRRAKKKTGD; this is encoded by the coding sequence ATGAGGAAGAATTTGCTCGGCACCCTCTCTGGCGCTGATGCGACGCAACGGGGGCCTGAGGTTCCAGCTGGGGCTACGACGGCTCGCGCTGACTATGCGATGCGCGGTGCTTCTGGCGCTATGCGCCGCTCTTTGGATGAACTCGCACAAGCATCCCAAAGGTTGATGGAAGGCGAAACTATCGTCAGCCTCGACCCCGCGCTGGTAGACCAGTCGCCGATCCTCGATCGCATCCAGGCAGATGATCAAGAGTATCAAGAATTGTTAGAGGCCATTCAAGCCCGCGGCCAAGATACCCCGATCCTAGTGCGGCCTCATCCCAAGGAGGCGGGCCGTTACATCATTGTCTTCGGGCGCCGGCGGCTGAAAGTCGCGCTTGAGCTCGGACTTCAGGTGAAGTCCGTGATCAAGCAGCTGGACGACACTACTGCCATCGTCGCTCAGGGACAGGAAAATGCTGCTCGTTCCAATCTTTCGTTTATCGAGAAGTCGCGCTTTGCAAGGCGTCTTTCTGATCTCAGCTACGGCAAGGACACGATAAAGGCGGCGCTGGCCATCGACGATACCTTGCTGTCGCGCATGCTCTCTGTCGCGGAGTTGATCCCGGACGCCGTGCTTGAGACTATCGGCGCCGCAAAAGGTGTCGGCCGCGACCGTTGGGAGGAACTCAAGAAAATTGTGCAGACGCCGACGATGGCCGCCAAGGCCGTCGCCTTCGTTGAGGGCGAGAAATTTGCCGAGGCACAATCGGATGACCGCTTCAACACGTTGTTGAGCCACCTGCAATCCCAACGCAAACCTCAAGGTGGGCCAAAGCTTGCGAAGCCGACGACCTGGTCGCCGTCGGATCAATCCGTAAAGGTCTCAGGCAGGCGTTCCGGAAAGTCTTACACCCTTGCGCTGTCGGCTAAAGACGGGCCGCAACTCGGCGATTGGATTTTGAACAACCTGGAGTCCATTTATCAGGATTTCAGACGAGCGAAGAAGAAAACAGGAGATTAG